CAGTTCGGTCCGGTAGCGCGATCCCGCGAACGCCGGGTCCCCCACGCCGCGGACGACGAGCGGACCGTCGAGGGTGCCGAAGGCGACCGTCCCCGCCCCTGAGAGCCGAGTCACAAACCGGTGGTCCGGTCCCAGGACGTCGAGCGCCGCTGCGGTCGTAAGCAGCTTCATGTTGCTCGCCGGGATGAACGAGGCGTAGGCGTCGCGGGAGTAGTAGACCTCACCGGTCTCCAGGTCGACGACGTGCGCACCCCAGTGCGCCGGGCCGAAGGCGCGCTCGCCGAGGACGGCGTCGATGGAGTCGGCCAGCGCCCAGCGGTCGTAGGTCGGCTGGGCGAGCGCGGAGAGGCTGGCGAGGACGACCGCGACAGCGGTCAGGCAGAGACGACGCATGCGGCAGATCGGCGAGGGGGGTCGGCGCAGGCCCCCACACGATGGCGACGATGGGGCCTGCGAACGGCGAATTCCGCTCTGGCTCCCGAGATAGGGTCAGCATACCACCGAGCCGACGCGTGCGCTATCGACTCGGGAAGAAGGCGGGGGCCTCGCCGACCCGCCTCGGTGCCGAGGCGGAGGCGCTCAGAGAAGAACAGGACCGCCCCACGGTGCCGAGAGGCCCGCGAGCCGGAGCTACCGGGCGTGCGCTACACGCCGCAGTTCTGCTCGGCGATGAACGTCGCCGAGCCCGACGAGTTGGCGGCGTCGGTCTGGAACGTAGCGTCGCGCCAGCCGTGCCCCTCGCAGCCCCCGTCGTAGCCCGCCTCCAGGAAGCTGGCCGCGACACGCCGGGCGCCCTGATCGGTGAAGTCGAAGCGGAGCGTCAGGTCATCGTAGAGGTAGCCCTCGATGCGCATGTCGATTCGCGCGGCGTCGGTCAGCGCACGACCGTCACCATGCGGGTCGCCTCGCCTGCCTCGGTCCTCACGCGAACGAGATAGAGGCCGGGCGCGAGCGCCCCCAGGTCCAGAGCGTGCTCGCTACGGCCGGAGGGCAAGGGGCCATTCCACACCGACTGCACGAGCCTCCCCGACACGCTGAACAGGTCCACCCGGACCCGCGCCGAGGAGGGGATCGCGAGTTCGAGCCTCGCCGCCATCGCGGAAGGGTTCGGTGAGACCGAGAGCGCGAGCCTCCCGCCCACTTCCTCAGGCTCGGTGGCGATGGGAACGGTACCGTAGGAGTACAGCGAGCGGCTCGCATCCACCCAGGTGCGAAGCGTCGGGTCCCAGGCAGCGGCAACGCGGGAGGTCGCGCGGTCGAGCGCGTCGTACTCCCAGACCGTGTCGGTTCCCGAGCGGAGGGTGACGCCGTCCTCGGCGAAGGCCTCCGACAGGGTCCGGAGCGGGGCACCCGTCGGGTGGAAGGAGAACACCGACCGCATCATGAGGGCCCACATCTGCGCCCCCACCTCCCACTGCTCGGTGACCTCGTCCACCAGGCGTCCTCCCTCATACGCCCGGCGCAGGCGTCGGCGTGGGACCCAGGCGCCCTCCCAGACGCTCGTCATGAACGCGACCAGCCGACCACCTGCGGTCTCGGTCTCGGAGCGCGACACGTTGATCCACGCGTCGTCCTGCCATGACTGCGTGACCTCGACGCCGCGCTGCCCGCTCTCCGTGTCGGACCGGATCGTCTGGAAGGTGTTCTCCCAGGCGGCCGTCGCTCGGTTCCACCCCTGCGTGCGCACGGTGTCGGCCTCGGCACCGAACAGGTACAGCGTCTGGCCCGAGGGGACCCACGCTCCGGCCTGCCGCTCCTCGGTCACGCTGGCGAGGCGCACGCCGTCGGCGTCGGCGGTGAGGGTGGTGCGCGAGACATCGACGAAGCGACCGACCTCGGCCCAGCGCTGGTAGAGGACCACCGAGCCGCGGTCGTCGGCGGCGTAGCTGGTCAGGGTGCGGTCGACCGGGAGGGTCTCCAGGGTTTCCTCACGCAGGGCCTCGGTGAGGACGAGCACGACGCGGTCGGCCGCATCGTAGCCCAGGCTTCGCTGGGCGAGGATGCGCCAGAGGGTAGCGTCGGCATCCCACCGCTCCTGCCGCTCGCCGAGCGAGCGCTGGTCGGGCCGGTAGAAGTAGGTCGCACGCGTCGTCGGGATCCAGGCGGACGCGTCCCACCGGGCGTCGGTCTGGACCTGGTCGGCACCGTCGAGGGCGTACCGGGTCTGTTGGTCGTTGACCCAGCCCGTCCCCACGGGGAGCTGTCGGACGCGCTCGGCCAGCCGCCCGTCGTCGCCGAGCGCGCGCAGGATGCGGTCAGTGCTCGTCCATGCGGAGGTGGTTCGGTCCCACGTCTGCTGCTCCTCGATGGAGCCTTCGGCGCGAGACGACGCGAGGCGCTCCGCGCCCGACTCGAGGCGCGAGGGCGGGCAGAGTTGCTCCGCGAGACCGACGCGGCCGGGCACCGCACGCAAGGCCTCGCGGTGGCGCGTGAGGGCCGGCGGCTCCCCCGCCTCGACCAGCCAGTCCGACACGCACGCCGCCGTCTGTGCCACAGCGGGCCGTCCGCCGAGGCCGAGCGCCAGGGCGGTGAGCGAGAGGACGAGCAGGCGCATGGCGGAGTGTAGCGACGGGGCTCGGACCCGAGTGTGGGGAAACATCCGGCACCGACCGGGAGGCTCCCGGTAGCTTGCCCTCTCCCCCCGCGCGTGCCCGTGCCCCTCCCCGTTCTCGGCATCCTCGGCGGCGGCCAGCTCGGCCGCATGACAGCCCTCGCCGCCGCCCGCCTCGGCGTCACCGTCCGCATCCTCGCCGACCACGAATCGGGCACCGGGCGGCCGCTCGCGGGCGTCACCGTGGCCGACTGGACCGACCCCGCCGTGCTCCGCGACTGGGCTGCCGGATGCGACGCCGTGACGGTGGAGAGCGAGTGGGCACCCGCCGACCGCCTGCTGGCGGCCGTTCCGGACGTGCGGCTTCGGCCCGGCGTCGCCACGCTGACGGCCATCCGCCACAAGGGGCGGCAGAAGCGCGTCCTCGCCGAGGCCGGGCTCCCGCAGCCCGACCACGTGCTCGCCGCCACCCGCGCCGACGCCCGCGACGCGGTCGCCCGATTCGGCCAGGCCGTGCTGAAGCAGTTCGAGGGCTCGTACGACGGCTACGGCAACGCGACCTGCCGGGCGTCAGATGAGGTGGACGCAGCCTGGGACACCCTCGCTGCCGAGGACGGGCTCCTGGTGGAGGCGTTCGTCCCGTTCGTCGCCGAGGTCGCCGTGACCGTGGCCCGGCGGCCCGACGGCGAGGCCGCGGTGTACCCGGTCGTGCGGAGCGAGCACCGCGACCACCGGCTCCACGCGGCGACGGTCCCGGCCGGCCTGTCCGAGGCGACCGAGGCCGAGGCCCGGCGCGTCGCCCTGGCGACGGTCACCGCACTGGACGTGACCGGCGTCGCCACGGTCGAACTGTTCCTGCTGGATGAGGGGGGCGTGCTGGTGAACGAGGTCGCGCCGCGGCCCCACAACACCGCCCATCTGACGATCGACGCGAGCCACACGTCGCAGTTCGAGAACCACGTCCGCGCCGTGCTGGGCTGGCCGCTCGGGGAGACGGGCCTGCGCGTGCCTGCGGCCTGCATGGTGAACGTGCTCGGCGACCGCGAGGGCACGACCGCGCCCGATCTCTCGGCAGCGCTGGCCGTGCCGGGAGCCAGCGTCCACCTCTACGGCAAGGACTCCGTCCGCCCGACCCGAAAGATGGGCCACGTCACGGTCGCCGCCGAGACTCTCGACCTCGCCCGCGAGCGCGCCGAGGCGGCGGCAGCGGCCGTGCGGCTGTAGCGGACCCGCGTGAGCGAGAGGCGCGTTCCGACAGCCCTCTCTCTCCCTACCCGTCATGTCCGCCTCGTCCGTCGCCCGTCACCCCCTGGAAACCGCCGGACGCATCGGCTACGCCTTCAAGGGCGTGCTGTACCTGCTGCTCGGCCTGCTCGCCGTGGACACCGCGCTGGACGGCGGTTCGACGGAGGGCCAGCGAAGAGCCCTCCAGACCGTCGCGGAGAGCAGCTTCGGGTCCATCCTGCTCACCCTGCTGGGGATCGGACTGGCGGCCTACGCGGCGTGGCGGCTGGCGATGGCCGTCCTCGACCCCGAGCGGCAAGGCACTGACGCCCACGGACTCGTCAAGCGAGCCGGCTACCTGATCAGCGCGGTCTCCTACGGCACGCTCGCGTACGCCGCCTACCGGATCCTGCAGGGCGGCAGCGCGAGCGGCGGATCGGGCGGGGCCGAAGAAGGCGCCCAGCAAGCCCTCGCGCTTCCGGGCGGCCGGTTCGTGCTGGCGGCCGTCGCACTGGCGGTACTCGGGTATGGCGGGTACGAGTTCATCCGCGCGCACAA
This Rubrivirga sp. SAORIC476 DNA region includes the following protein-coding sequences:
- a CDS encoding T9SS type A sorting domain-containing protein, which encodes MRLLVLSLTALALGLGGRPAVAQTAACVSDWLVEAGEPPALTRHREALRAVPGRVGLAEQLCPPSRLESGAERLASSRAEGSIEEQQTWDRTTSAWTSTDRILRALGDDGRLAERVRQLPVGTGWVNDQQTRYALDGADQVQTDARWDASAWIPTTRATYFYRPDQRSLGERQERWDADATLWRILAQRSLGYDAADRVVLVLTEALREETLETLPVDRTLTSYAADDRGSVVLYQRWAEVGRFVDVSRTTLTADADGVRLASVTEERQAGAWVPSGQTLYLFGAEADTVRTQGWNRATAAWENTFQTIRSDTESGQRGVEVTQSWQDDAWINVSRSETETAGGRLVAFMTSVWEGAWVPRRRLRRAYEGGRLVDEVTEQWEVGAQMWALMMRSVFSFHPTGAPLRTLSEAFAEDGVTLRSGTDTVWEYDALDRATSRVAAAWDPTLRTWVDASRSLYSYGTVPIATEPEEVGGRLALSVSPNPSAMAARLELAIPSSARVRVDLFSVSGRLVQSVWNGPLPSGRSEHALDLGALAPGLYLVRVRTEAGEATRMVTVVR
- a CDS encoding 5-(carboxyamino)imidazole ribonucleotide synthase — translated: MPLPVLGILGGGQLGRMTALAAARLGVTVRILADHESGTGRPLAGVTVADWTDPAVLRDWAAGCDAVTVESEWAPADRLLAAVPDVRLRPGVATLTAIRHKGRQKRVLAEAGLPQPDHVLAATRADARDAVARFGQAVLKQFEGSYDGYGNATCRASDEVDAAWDTLAAEDGLLVEAFVPFVAEVAVTVARRPDGEAAVYPVVRSEHRDHRLHAATVPAGLSEATEAEARRVALATVTALDVTGVATVELFLLDEGGVLVNEVAPRPHNTAHLTIDASHTSQFENHVRAVLGWPLGETGLRVPAACMVNVLGDREGTTAPDLSAALAVPGASVHLYGKDSVRPTRKMGHVTVAAETLDLARERAEAAAAAVRL
- a CDS encoding DUF1206 domain-containing protein; translated protein: MSASSVARHPLETAGRIGYAFKGVLYLLLGLLAVDTALDGGSTEGQRRALQTVAESSFGSILLTLLGIGLAAYAAWRLAMAVLDPERQGTDAHGLVKRAGYLISAVSYGTLAYAAYRILQGGSASGGSGGAEEGAQQALALPGGRFVLAAVALAVLGYGGYEFIRAHKASFMDNLSLTGEAAKRRDAIRTIGRAGLVARGVVYGIIGLALGVAAYRYDPEAARGLDGALSTLRDQPYGAVLLAIVGLGLAAYGLYCGVNARYRRFEGDQ